The stretch of DNA AGCTTTGGCCCTTCAACTCCTTTCCAAGTCTCTCACGGGAGGCAATGGCTGGCGCTGTGGCAGAGCTAGGCAGCCACCGCCCTTCAGCTCCATGACCACTCTACACATGTCTACAGCCCTGGGCTGTCACTGGGCTATGACAGCGCTCCTTGGGTCAGTCTCTTTGATCCCTACATTGAATGAGTAAATCGACTGACCTCATCTCGGGGAATGGCTGAGAGGATGATTATTAATAAACGCTGACAAATCCCTGAGTACTGCTGTGTGCCAGACCCTTGCCTGGTCCTGCCGCTATTGCAAAATAACGTTACACGGGTCATTTTTAATCAACAGCAATGTGTTTCTCACAGTCTTGGAGTTTGAGAAGTCTGAGGGCAAGCCACTGGCAGAGTTAATCTCCGGTGAGGACCCAGTCTTCAGACATGGTACTTTGTCAAGGTGTTCTCACGTGCTAGAAAAGCTTGAAGGGTAACAAGGACAAACAGGCTGCCAGACCTCTACATAAGGGCACTAACACCATTCACGAGGGCACAGCCCTCATGTCCTAATTGCCTTCAGAAGACCTATCTGTTAATAATATTGCATTAGGGATTaggtattttaaaaactgaaacaatttttttttaaatctaagtgtgaatgtgcacatgtgtgtgtgggtgccagtggaggccagaagacacatgggtcccttggagctggaggtacaaCATTTGTGAGCTGCATGATGCAGGTGCTGGGGTCCAAGCTTGGGTCTTTGTGACAGAGCAGCAAGCcgtcctaaccgctgagccatttatCCAGCCCCGAACATGAGCTGAATATGAATTTTGAAGAAACACAAACATCCAAATTATAACTTGTAGTAGACAGATTAACTTGTAGTAAtcaaattaattagttaattaatctAATCCTCACAAGCCAGCAGTGTGACATCATTGTCACCTTATGTAACAGGAAATTGTCAGGCTAAGATCACGCACCTTATGAAAGACATGAGTTTCAAGCCTACCTCTGAGTCCAGTGTGCTATCCGTAACTGTAATCTGTATGGTAAATTCCTGACCTAGCACCCGGAGTGCTCGACAGCTTAACTGCTACTTCTAAGAGAGAGCATCATGATTTCTCCAGCCATCCTAATTCTCTTTCCCTCATACCTTTGTTTGTAACCACCCAAGTGGCCCTTGGCATCTCTGAATCATCCTGGGGTCATGAGTCCACTCATATGAGTGATGAACCATGTGGGTGACACATACTGCATTCTTGTGTCCCTTCCATAGCCCTTGGTGCCCCAAACACCGATGAGACAGGAATGACAGAGTCCATGGGCACAGGTGACAGGAAGAGAGCCAGATACTAACTCAGGCAGAGCCCAGGCAAGGCAAAGAGAGGTGAGATATGTCTGCAAGCCTCTCCGTGTCCCCACCACTCATGGTCAAAGGTGGAACTAATGAGCTGTAGTAGCTGGATACAGGAGAGAGGTCTGACGGGTCCAGAGAGCCACGACTTCCCAGTGTTGCAGCCACTAGGTTGGGGATCTAGAAAGAGCAGTTCTGTATGGAAATGAGTATTCAAGCATGCTGGGCGTCAGATAAGACCCTATTAGCATCATGtttcaccttccttccttccttccttccttccttccttccttcctcccttccttccttcctccctctcttccttcctcttccttcctttcttcctctctttctctcttttttcttcctctctctctctctctccccttccttctttccttttttttttttttttgttttttgtttttgagacagggtttctctgtgtagccttggctatcctggaacatgctctgtagagcaggctggcctcgaactcacagagatctgtctgcctgggattaaaggtgtgcaccactgctgcccagctttaGCATCATGTTTCTTTGGCATTTGGAGAAAACAGGGAAGAATCTTTCCAAGGAAGGGTCCTTAAAAGGTTTTCCTCTGCTCTTCTCTGGAAATGTTGTAAACAGAGTGAGAGACAAGGAGTCTGGGTCTGGGCGGCCACCCACAGCTGAGAGAATGTAGGGAGGAGGGACATAAAAGGGCAGTGACATACGTTCCTACCAAGGCCTGAACTGGGCTTCTTTAGCCAACTTGGGAGCTCTAGCCCCCCTTAGGCGTCTGTGCCCCAATTTGGGCCTTAGAAACCAGGAAACTAAAGAACATAGGGCATGACATGTTAGGGGATAATAGGGTGGCATTTCTTCCATGGAGCAGACACCTGAGTTGAGGGGACTCCTCTCCTACCACTGTTCTTCCACATCAGTTGCCCCAACCACCTAGTACACCTGCAGTCACTAGTGGGAAGGTTTTCTGGGAAGTTAGACACCTAAGAATGTTTACTGGAGGGCACAGATGGTACTTTAATAAGCATCCTGTAACTCATAATAATTAGCCAAACACCAGGAAGTTCCTATATGCACACTAACAATTGGTATGCCAGTTTCAAGTGATTCTTGTCttttcattcttgtggattccttaAAGTCCATTATTAGGCAACATTTGATTAACCCAGTTTGATTTATTGTACTTACTTCCACTGATTGAGGGAATTTAAGTTAATTTCCCTAAAGAACGCCGCCTCATTATTCATTAACATGAGTGTTATCTGTAATTCTATTGTGAAGGTGGTGAATTTGTTAATTTAAGGAAACCCTGATGCTTAATAACATTTTGTGAAAATATTCTGGGCTCCTGTGTGGCAGTTAGTCATTCACATCTGTGCTGTGCTGGAGTATTGTGACTTGAGGACTTGCAAGCCGTGATTACACCTGTCAGTGCACGGGGTCTCCAGTGACTCCGCTGACTCCAGTGACCGTTGCTGTCCTCTCAAGGGGGAATATACACCTCAGTTACCAGTTGGCATAACTGGAAAGAATGGGCTTGAACACTATATCCAGAAATCCCAGAAGCCACGAGCCCCATGGTATTCATCGAGTGCCCTTACTGTTAGCCAGCACTAGACCCTTGGAGGGGCCTAGGAGGACAAGGGATAGATGCAGCATTCCAACTGAAGGCAGTGGGGTAGTATCCACCTAAGAACACTGGGAGGCACTGGGATGGAGGACCTAACTCTCAGAAGAGCCCTTTTTGGTTTCGTAGTTGAGTGTTTTGGTGGTTGTAAGGAGAGCACGCTAGATTAGTGATAAGGTGTGGTGATGCAGACCCTTACTTCACCCCAAGGACAGTAGGTCAAGGCTAGACTTAGATGTTGGACAGTAGATCAAGGCTAGACTTAAATATTCCTCTCCAGGCTATCTGGGAAACTGTAATTCAATGACACaaactcaaaaagaagaaaatccttCGACTCAGGATGGATAGTTGCTTATTTGAGACAAACAGACTTTGATGGGACCAACCTTTTCCACCTTCTCACTCTCTCCATGTTCCCAAAGCTCTGCCAAGTCTTCCTCATACTGTCTTTAGGTACAGTTTTCCCGGTCAGGTTGGGAAGGCAGTTGGGGAGGGGCCCCGCTGAGCTTGAGCAAGCGTGGAGTGACCATCATCACCCGCTGTCTTCAGCTGGCTCAAGTCAGTTGCCAAAGGGCCCCAGAGAACTGTAGAGGGCCCGGGACGTACCATGTCCTGAATCCCTGTCTGCAGCAGTTTGGAAATGATCTGCAGTAAACCAGACAAATGGCGTGACAGAGCTGGAATGAGTAAAGTTGAAGTCAATGTTCTTGGTCCATTCCCATTCCAGGGCCTTTGGACTTTTCTGTTCATCCTTACACCATCTCCAGCCATGATCCTTGCTCTCAGTTTCCCACCCACCTTCTCCCTTTGGGAAGCTAGTCTTTGAAAAAGGAGCAACCATCACCAAGATGCATCTGACCAGGACAACTTCCTGGAGACCACTTGACAAATGAAACATTGGGAGGTGGATGGCAAACCCATCAAAAGGAGACATCCCAAGAGGAAGCGTGAGAGGGTAACCTGGGAGACAGCAGGACTTTTAACTCATCAAGCCGAGACCTTGGGGAGACAAGGACACAATTCTACTGGCCCAAAATGATGCTGCTATATTTATTGACTGTAGTAAATGTTAACTCTCAGCTTGTTAGCGAAGAATCCAAATGCTGTTTGTCAGGGGGATAGAAGGTATGTCTGTGACGGGAGACAGTATGGTGTTTTTCCATGCTAAGCATTGTTTTTAGGCTTTTTACATTACCAATCCCAGGAATGATGACTGGAATACAAAGAGaggtttcacaaaaaaaaaaaaaaaaaaaagaaagaaagaaagaaaaaaaaaaaagaaaaaggagcaacCATAGTTTTGCCTctgatttttctctgtttctcagcTCCCTCAGCAGAATTTCCTCATCTTTGAgctggaggtggggacaggaataTCCCTGTCctggaggggagggcagagggtggTAAGGGgacatgctatttgtcctgtgaagaAATGACAGCGTCTGAGTCCACTTGCTCTGTGTAGCCCCCTTCTGTTTCTCTGTAGAGCATAAGGTCATGTGGATCTATGGGAGAGACAGGGCCGAGGGAGGAAAGTCCTGCAAACCCAGCTCTACAACCCTAACCCTACCTGTGGACTGAGCATAAggtgtgagcatgctcagtagaCCTATTGGGCTGTTAAGTTGGAACACAGCAGACTGTGAATGATGTCTGAAGCAAAGTACAACAGAGTGCGTTGTAGGCCTGCCTTGGTGTGCCCAGGATTTCTGAGGACTCCGGGTCTTTCCCCAGCTGCGCATCACCTGGCTCCTGTCTCTAAGGACCAGTTCAGGACCACAGCTCCATTCACATGAATCCACCCGAGTCATCCCCCCTCCACACCTTGGGTATATGGACCTCCAAGGGGAAGGGACAGTGTTGACAGTGTCCCCCCTTATACATCATCGCAGACACTTTTCTAGCAACcagtctttattcattttttaaaaaaggaaatccaAATAAGTTAGCAAAAGGATTACAAAAAAGAAATTGGCAAAACCACACAAGGCTTAGTTAACAAAAGAAGTCACCCCAAGAGCCCCGCCCCCTTCCCTGCCTGTCTCTGGCAACATCAGCGCAGGAGACCTTGGTCAGATGGCAGCTTTACaaacaacacacaaaacaaaacaaaacaatacacaaACCACAGGAAGGTTCCCAATCTCCACTGCAAAAGCTTGGCCCCCAGAGACTTTGGAACAGGGTGGCTCCTCGCCCTTCTCTCTCAACTCAGGGCAGGCCCAGCCCAGCCACTGGCATCAGGAAGAGATCGGAACAGATGTGCATGCTTGTCCAGATCAGGgcgctgtctctgtctctcatttggGGGGTGGAATTAGAGGCatattatgatttaaaaaaaaatctcctgagtTTGCCCCATTGGGGGACATCCACAAGGGGGTTCTCTGGaccccatctttctttccttggaAGGGGATGCTCTCTGCTCTAAGGAGTCAGTTAAATGAGGGCATCCATTCCCTCGCTGGGCTGGGTGTTAGCCTTACATGAATGGGGAGTGGGTAGTCTGGCCTGTGACAGTCTGGGGCTCTTTTCCTGGCACCAGGACAGCCTCACTTAAAAGGCCCCCGCAGCAGAAGTGGTGGCCTTTGTCACCAACTTGGGGGCTCACACGGACACCCAGCCTGGCAGACAATCTCAGTTGGGCATAGTTTCATCTGGGAAGGCAACAGACATATCCTCCACTGTGATGCTGTCCACGATGGAGGTGAGGGAGTGCAGGTTGTGGGCATCCGTAGGGTCAGCTGCAAGCAGATGATCTGTAAGGAGAAGAGGGGAGTGTTTCCTGGGCAAGGGGGATGGGACCCTTGAGATGACGCAGGTTTTCCAGGACAGATAGGTGAGCAAGAGTCAGGAGTTCCCCCCAGCCACTAGCCCTccccatgctgtgtgtgtgtgtgtgtgtgtgtgtgtgtgtgtgtgtgtgtgtgtgctgcctctCCAAACTCCTCTAATGCAGTTAGGTGAAGGTGAAGCCAGGATAGTGTATCCCAGGGAACTGGGCCCCAGTTTGGCTGCACTGACTCAGCGATTCCCAGAGACCCCTGGGGCAGGGACAGGCCCTTCTCCCTGAGGTCAGCCACCAGACACCAGCTGGGAAGCTGTTGAAAGCTGTGACTACTCCTTAGCTGGTCAAGGCTACCGGGAGGCAAAGGGCTTCCAGCCCACCATTGGGGGCCCTCAGGTCAGCAGGTTCTTGAGAAAGCCACGGGAAGGTGACTGGAACATGGAATAAGGTAAGGGAATAGCCCAGCCTAGTTAGGGACTGAGCGATTTGAGCCCTGGCTACCAGGGTCAGGATTCACTTACCTCCCGGGTTGGGCCCGAACTCCAGTGCACTGCCCCACTCTGGACTGCAGGAGGCGCTGTGGGAGTTGCATTCACTGGGCACCTGCAGGACCAGACGAAGATCCAAGGTCAAGTCTACTACCATCCTCAGGTATACTGTCTCTTTGCCTGGGTTACAGGGTGGGTTACCCACCCTAGAAGGTTCACCACAGACACCCACCCTACTTTCTAGGTCTTTCCTGGCTTCTAGGATGGGAATTTTGCCTTCACTTTGGGGATAAGGGTGATAAGCCGGAGAACCTGGTTATGGTGACCTCTGAGCAGGCCTGCAGGGATTCTAATGTATTTGGTCAGCTCAACCATGGAGGCTGTGGGTTTGGGACAAAGCAGGTTTGTTTGGCCACTGGGTCTGGCCTTTTAGATGCTGACTCAAGCATGGGAATCAGCCCTCATCTTCATGGCTCACCTAAGCCCTTACTGCAGGCTTATTTCTGGGCCCCCTCTGCTCTCTAGTGCCAGTCCACCCTACCCCATCTGTATTTACCATCCACTGCCTTTGTCGGGTCTGGGAACGGTATGAGCACAGGAGGCCTCTGGGCAGCCTAGCTGAAGGGGTCCTGGATTCCCCAGGGCCCCGCTTTACACCTGTTCCAGCTCTGGTGGCCCGAGGCTGAGCAGGCACCTCCCTCTGGCCCTGTCCCTAGAACTGGTGCACTAGCCACTTACCACCGGCTGGGGCCCGCCCCCGCCTCGGTAGCGGAGATCTCGCTCCTCCTGGTTGAGGGAGCTGAGCAGGGCCTGGAGGCGCTCAATGTACTGGATGGCACTGCGTAGGATCTCCACCTTAGGCAGCCGCTGGTTGGGGTTGAGGAGGGTGCTCCTTTTCAGGGCCTCGAAGGCCTCGTTCACCTTCTTGAGTCTGCGTTTCTCTCTCAGTGTGGCTGCTCTCCGCCGGTCCACAGACACTGACTTCCTCTTACACACCTTACACGCCCACGGCAGGCACTGGCCGGGGCAGTGCTCAGGGGTTCCCAGCCCCTTTTCTTCCAGGGGCCCTCGGGCTTCCGGGCTCAAGCTGAGCTCGGTCCGCTCATAGCCTGGGGGCTCGAAGCCCTGGAGGTGGACAGGCAGGTAGTTTtccccatcatagaagtggggcTCCTGGTAGAAGTAGGGGGATGTCTCATACAGCTCCATCGGGTCGGAAAAGGCTTGTTCCTGCCACTGGCCCCCAAGCTCCTGCAGCCCCTCACGCCAACTGCTGGGTGCCATTTAAACCTTCCCTGCTGGCATGGACCCAGAGATAAATATAGCCAACGCCACAGAAACCTGAGCCCCCCTCTAAGCTGTTGCTGCACATCAAGACGTTTACAGTGGATTACGTGTgattccccttccctctccttgtgCCCCTACCCCACCCTGCCAGCCTGCCCCTGGCCCAGGCAGCTCCTGTGCACGGGTCGGGAGGCCGTCGGCTGTAATTTGATTAGTTTTCATTTCTCCACAGCCCCTGTGGGCCAGGGAAGGTGGGGGGTGGATGCATTCCCCCTCTCATCTGCTCCTTTCAATTACTCCTACCCGGGCCGCCTGCCTGCTCTCCTCCATGGTCCAAGGCAGCTGGTGGACAGGGCAGGAGGACCCAAGAACGAGGTGGCTTTGGCTAGAAGGGGCCTTCTGAGTCCATCTAGCCGCCTCTCTGCTGCTTGGCAGCACCAGTCCCATGAGACCCCTGAAGACCTACCACCACAGCGGACCACTCCAGATTTGGGGCCATGTGTGTGTGAATCCCTAGAATCCATGGAGGCAAAAGacagaaactcagaagaacagatgGATTCAACTTCTGGGTTTCCACAGCCGTTTTGACCTTATGTATTCTCTTGGGCATAGATTGAAGCACGAGTAAGGGGGATTCTTAAGTAGTAGGGGCCAGGGAAAGTCAGTGTTGAGTGAGGATTAGAACTCACAGCCTCCTCACTGCCGTCTTTCCCCCCAGCTAAGAGCTATTCAGCCTTCCGTCTTCCTCCTTGGTCACTGTTGGTCATCTCTCCATACTTTCCTCTCAGTGATATCTCCTGCCCTGTTTTCATCTTGACTCCTTTCTGTAGATGGGGTGGCAAGGAGAATAGTCCTTCATATTGTCTGTGTCCCTCCTGGGCCACCAGGCTAAgttcttctgtctcttcctgctcACGTCATCACCGTTGTTGTATGCACCGTACACTCCAGAATgacaggtggggtgggggtggaggactTTCCATTTGGTCTCCGGCTGCCTCAGTCAGTGGTTACCTCAAGGCACTGGTGGTCAGGTAGGACAGCTCTAAGAGCAGGCTGCGGGCCACTGGCCACTGGCCACCTTCTTTCATCCTACCTCTGATTCCCAAATCCCCTTCCTGTGGACGTCACATGACAGCCTATTCTACTGACCCACAGCTTAAGGAATCCAAAAACTCTTACCCGTGGGTCAGGATTTTCCCCAGGATCCTGCATACTAAGTGTGAACCACCCTGCTCTCCCCAGTCCAGTGGCGGAGGAGATGGATGCATTGTGGCTAGCAGTCGGGACAATAGGGGGAAATAgagttgtgtgtggtgggggctcAGGAAGGACTCACTTCACAGGGGAGGTGAGAGCTGAGTGGGGTTTGAAGGAccagctctctctcctcccttaagCCACAGGGAAGAGCCAAGAAAATGCCGCTGTCCTTTGAGGGAGAGAACAGGTGGGAAGGAGACGAGATAGACAATGAAAGAGCCCCCAGCACACTGGGACACAGGGAAGCCTTAACTCAGTTCTTGACTTCACTCATGGGATACAAAGTGCAGTACAGTGAGTGTGTGGGTTCTAAACCTGGCCAGACAGTAATCTCCGCATTCAGCACGCTTCCCAACCtctcagaaagaagaaacaaacaaaaatttacctTGCTTCAGTTTATACTCCAGTCCTGTAAGCCCCGAATAAAAGGGGGCTGGGTGGGTGTCATAGCTGCCATGGAAATCTAAAATTGGTATCTTTTGTCCTTGTGGGACCCAATCAGACTTACCCCTAAGCAATCTGTCTTCTTCCTCTGAAGTGAGAGCAGAAAGGACTTGTTCTTAGATGGCTTGCAGGACCCTGGTGAACCTGGCCCCTCAGCAGAGAATGCTCCAGTACCAAGCTGTTAATGCCACAGCCAATGGGatgggtgggcatggtggcatacacctttaattccatagttggagaggccaaggcaggaggactgccagtTCTAGGCTAGTCTGGACTAGTTGGGGGATTCTGTCTCAGTCACTGAAGGCTAAACCtctggggagggctggggggacaACAAGTGCTGGATCGGGTCTTGGGGAACCAGCAGAATGAGGACATGACAAGGCGAGAAGATGGATCAGTTGGGTGGGTCGATCGGTTTGTATAGATCTCAGGGTTCTGATGAGGGGGTGTGGCTGAAAACAAGTCTGTAAGTATCAGAGGACTAACTGGGCATGGACGGACTTGGAAAGTGAGACAAGGAAACCACATTACCCACAAACCCCCTTGACAGTAAGTCAGGAGTGAGGCAGTAAAGGTCTGGACCATTGACTTGGGCAGGAGGGTGAGTTTGACTGGGAAAACCTGCATGTTTCAAGCTGTcagcaggtgtgtgtatgtgtgtgtgtgtgtgtgtgtgtgtgtccagcacATGGAAGCACCCAGTGAATAGAAGACTTACTCCGTTCTTGCCACATCTCTGCTTCTGTGCCCTCACTTTCTCTTAACCTCGTGCTCCTCAATCAGGTGTCTGCTTTAACCGCCTGGACCACAGGATCAGGACCGGAGGAGGGACGCCCCCCTCCCAATTCTCTCAATCAGGAAACTGTGTGCTGGGCACTGGGTGGCATGAGCAGGATGTCATCTGCCTGCCACCCTGTGCTCACAGTTGAGTGATAATTGTGTACCCACACTCTCCTTTCCAAGATAGAAAGTGCTGGGGGACAGAAGAGAAGGCTAGAAAAGGCACAAGCGTAAGCCAGAGAAGAAATggattctctttctcctttctgtgttCAACCTACTCTGTGTTGGTCCCTGAGCGGGGAGGAGGGCTGTGACTAGACCCAGCTCTGGCCTGCAGGAAGCAAGCACTGGATGTGAATGTGCGGGTGGGGCTGGGAGTTGTGAGTCTGAGTCCCTGCGAATCCTTGTCTGTAGACATCTTTGTGTATTGTGAGTGAGATGGACTGGAGAGTTTGCCAGGCCCCACCGTGGGGCAAAGATGCTCTTGGGACTGAGGTGGTATAGTCACTCaggtttctctgatctctcaaaATCCCAATGCAGAAGGTAGAGGTGCTGGCCCTTTAGACACCTTATTCTCTCATCAACCCGTGAGACATGCCTAGCCCTTGGTCTTTCTTCCCTGCACACCCCAGCACCCCACAAGCTGCCCTCTGATGGACGGGAACACATTGGTGCCAGGCACAGAGCAGCCTTTGTGTTCCACCATCAGTGGTGATCCATCAGCTGGGTCCTGACAGCAGGACATCCAACCTTAATCCCTACCCCTGCTGCGTGGGCATATGGGGGGCCCTGCCCCTGATGGAGCCTCCCCAGGCAGTCATGCTTTCTCCAGAGGAAGCCCCTATCTCCTGCAGAGGCTTCAGACCCAGGCTGGTGGCCTCCCACCCTGGCTGGCCATCTCAACTTGACTTTGTCCATTTGCATGCTGGGCTGACCTCATTTGCATGGTAGCATCAGGTTTCAGAAATCCCCTTCACCTGCTCCCGGTTCCttctccttctgctgcataccGTCTGGCCTCCAACCCTTTCTAGTCCTTACAGATGAGCTGACCTGGGCTGCCAGGTTGCTTGACTAGAATCAAGGCAAGTGTCTCATTCTGGAGTCTCATGTGCTTGGGAACAGAGGCTCAAGAAGGTATAGAGAGGGGAACCTCTGGCCTCTCCAAACAGGCCCCACCTTTTGCTTTCCGAGGCAAGGTCTCTGAGAATTATTTGTAGGGACTGAGTGGGGATTGGGTCTTGGTAATATGTATATGTTTCAGTAAGTATTCATAAATATGCTGTGCAAATCCACACTATTTAATGAGGCAGTAGCTTTTTTAATG from Peromyscus eremicus chromosome 15, PerEre_H2_v1, whole genome shotgun sequence encodes:
- the Myog gene encoding myogenin; translated protein: MELYETSPYFYQEPHFYDGENYLPVHLQGFEPPGYERTELSLSPEARGPLEEKGLGTPEHCPGQCLPWACKVCKRKSVSVDRRRAATLREKRRLKKVNEAFEALKRSTLLNPNQRLPKVEILRSAIQYIERLQALLSSLNQEERDLRYRGGGGPQPVVPSECNSHSASCSPEWGSALEFGPNPGDHLLAADPTDAHNLHSLTSIVDSITVEDMSVAFPDETMPN